A single region of the Rhodospirillales bacterium genome encodes:
- the fabA gene encoding bifunctional 3-hydroxydecanoyl-ACP dehydratase/trans-2-decenoyl-ACP isomerase, translated as MEFVPKSSYSYEDIIECGEGKLFGPGNAQLPLPPMLMFDRITHVSDTGGAYDKGQIVAEMDIKPDLWFFKCHFKGDPVMPGCLGLDAIWQLLGFYLGWTGAPGAGRALGLGELKLTGQVLPSVKLVRYIVDIKRVINRKLVLGVGDGRVEADGETIYEAQGLKVGLFDNSAAAAA; from the coding sequence ATGGAATTTGTACCGAAAAGCTCTTACAGCTACGAAGATATTATCGAATGCGGGGAAGGGAAGCTTTTCGGCCCCGGAAACGCGCAGCTTCCCCTGCCGCCGATGTTGATGTTCGATCGTATCACACATGTCTCCGATACAGGCGGGGCGTATGACAAGGGGCAGATTGTCGCCGAAATGGATATCAAGCCCGATTTGTGGTTTTTCAAATGCCACTTTAAAGGCGATCCGGTCATGCCGGGCTGTCTGGGGCTGGATGCGATCTGGCAGCTTCTGGGGTTTTATCTGGGCTGGACGGGCGCGCCGGGCGCCGGCCGCGCGCTGGGACTGGGAGAGCTTAAACTCACCGGGCAGGTTCTGCCGAGCGTGAAACTCGTCAGGTATATCGTGGATATCAAACGGGTGATTAACCGCAAGCTTGTCCTTGGCGTCGGGGACGGACGGGTGGAAGCCGACGGGGAAACCATCTATGAGGCGCAGGGGCTGAAAGTCGGACTGTTCGATAACAGCGCCGCAGCGGCGGCTTAA
- the dusA gene encoding tRNA dihydrouridine(20/20a) synthase DusA — protein sequence MKPLPQICVAPMMDWTDRHCRYFHRLIAPHVRLYTEMVTTGALLHGDRDRFLRFSEEEKPVVLQLGGSEASALASCAKMGEDYGYDEINLNCGCPSDRVQSGAFGACLMEEPARVGEIVSAMQGAVKIPVSVKCRVAIDEHEDYPFLETFIKAVSAAGCQNFVIHARKAWLKGLSPKENRDVPPLRYDVVEKIRQEFPSLHIVVNGGIRTVQDAAEKLALFDGIMIGREAYQNPFFLSEIERRFFKNENPLPRESVIEEMIRYAAAQQKAFGTPVKSVTRHMTGLFQGEKGARKWRQALSTLPHEDGAGPDVLRRALEATQNPLYCAIAS from the coding sequence ATGAAACCCCTGCCCCAGATATGCGTGGCCCCGATGATGGACTGGACGGACCGGCATTGCCGCTATTTCCACCGTTTGATTGCGCCGCATGTGCGGCTCTATACGGAGATGGTGACCACGGGCGCGCTGCTTCACGGGGACCGGGACCGTTTTTTACGGTTTTCGGAGGAAGAAAAGCCGGTTGTACTGCAGCTCGGCGGCTCGGAGGCGTCCGCGCTGGCATCTTGCGCGAAAATGGGGGAGGATTACGGCTATGACGAAATCAACCTGAATTGCGGCTGCCCGTCGGACCGCGTACAAAGCGGCGCGTTCGGCGCCTGCCTGATGGAGGAGCCCGCCCGCGTCGGCGAGATCGTCTCCGCGATGCAAGGCGCCGTAAAAATCCCCGTCAGCGTCAAATGCCGCGTGGCCATCGACGAACACGAAGACTATCCCTTCCTTGAAACCTTCATCAAAGCCGTCTCGGCGGCGGGGTGCCAGAATTTTGTCATTCACGCCCGCAAGGCCTGGCTCAAGGGGCTTTCCCCGAAGGAGAACAGGGACGTTCCGCCCCTGCGCTACGACGTGGTTGAAAAGATCAGGCAGGAATTTCCTTCCTTGCATATCGTGGTGAACGGGGGGATCAGGACCGTGCAGGACGCGGCGGAAAAACTGGCCCTTTTTGACGGAATCATGATTGGCCGCGAGGCCTACCAGAATCCGTTTTTCCTCAGCGAAATCGAGCGCCGCTTTTTTAAAAATGAAAATCCCCTGCCCAGAGAGTCGGTTATCGAGGAAATGATAAGATACGCCGCCGCGCAGCAAAAGGCATTCGGCACGCCTGTCAAATCCGTCACCCGCCACATGACGGGGCTGTTTCAGGGCGAAAAGGGCGCCAGAAAATGGCGGCAGGCTTTAAGCACATTGCCCCATGAAGACGGCGCCGGGCCGGACGTCCTGAGACGGGCGCTGGAGGCAACCCAAAACCCATTATATTGCGCGATTGCGTCCTGA